A window of Haliscomenobacter hydrossis DSM 1100 contains these coding sequences:
- a CDS encoding DUF4394 domain-containing protein, with translation MMTVSTISLQTYQGSQAALRLLFLLLSLTFLWLNHTLQAQTIYGLSGNTLVTFDANSPALILSTTTVTGISAGQSIVGLDARPATGELYAMGYNASNGETRLYTINPGTGMASAIGAAAITLQANLGKISFDFNPTVDRIRVIGSNNANYRLHPMTGALVATDGNLSFATGDANAGKNPSIGACAYTNSYIGASATTLYNYDDSLNVLTTQIPPNNGVLNTIGVSGIVLNLLDPTLDMDIYFDAATNTNKAFIVANLVGSLLDNFYSINLSTGATTLIGVVGLGVSLDDIAAKIDRNVPAMVSGKLVYGLTTNGNLITFDSDQPAVVRSSVAVTGVAAGQVVAGLDSRPATGELYAIGYNSTSGEARLYTIIPSTGVATAIGAAPVMLGVGLGKISFDFNPTVDRIRVTSSSNANFRLHPTTGAIAFTDGNLAFAAGDANAGKNPSLGAGAYTNSYIGATSTTLYNYDDSLNILTTQNPPNNGVLNTVGASGLVLNLVDPSADLDIFFDEASSTNIALLSVNTLTQVTDQLFKVNLSSGVASLVGAIGLGIGLTDIAVAIDRTVPAQVTGQLIYALATNNNLLTIDSDLPRTIRTAVAVTGVAAGQTLVGMDVRPATGELYALGYNASNGESQLYTINTTTAVATTVGTASVQLSLGTGNNVGFDFNPTVDRIRVIAANNANYRLHPVTGAIAFTDGNLAFAAGDVNVGKNPAVGTGAYTNSFNTATTTTLYTIDDSLAVLLTQIPPNNGTLNTIGVLGVGLNLADLSTDLDIYYNFATSSNLAFLVANTGNSTFDGLFTLNLTTGLASTTGTIGNGIAIRDIAIAIDSLVTVGTRDMVRRNANQLSVYPNPMIEQTNISFELPVAARTKVLVADVSGRQIAVIMDQQTGSGKHLVNWNRDNALAPGFYFIQLYVDGTLQGLAKVIAK, from the coding sequence ATGATGACAGTTTCTACTATTTCTCTCCAAACTTACCAAGGTTCGCAGGCTGCGCTGCGGTTACTTTTTTTACTGCTTTCCCTGACATTTTTATGGTTGAATCATACCCTTCAAGCCCAAACCATTTACGGTTTATCGGGCAATACACTGGTTACTTTTGACGCAAACAGTCCTGCGTTAATCCTGAGTACGACCACCGTTACGGGCATCAGTGCTGGTCAAAGTATCGTTGGATTGGATGCTCGCCCTGCAACAGGTGAATTGTACGCCATGGGCTACAATGCCAGCAATGGCGAAACTCGGCTCTACACCATCAATCCCGGAACGGGAATGGCCAGCGCAATTGGTGCTGCCGCGATTACGCTACAAGCCAATTTGGGCAAAATTAGTTTTGATTTTAACCCCACTGTGGATCGCATCCGCGTAATCGGCAGCAACAACGCCAATTACCGCTTGCACCCGATGACTGGAGCCTTGGTGGCCACCGATGGCAACCTTTCCTTTGCCACCGGTGATGCCAACGCGGGGAAAAATCCATCAATTGGTGCCTGTGCTTATACCAATAGCTACATTGGTGCCAGTGCCACTACTTTGTACAACTACGACGATTCCCTCAACGTACTGACCACTCAGATTCCGCCCAACAATGGAGTGTTGAATACGATAGGCGTTTCGGGCATTGTACTCAATTTGCTGGACCCTACACTCGATATGGACATCTATTTCGACGCAGCAACCAACACCAACAAAGCTTTTATTGTGGCTAACCTGGTTGGTTCTTTACTCGATAACTTTTACTCCATCAACCTCAGTACAGGTGCGACGACCCTGATAGGTGTAGTTGGACTTGGTGTTTCTTTGGATGATATTGCGGCTAAAATCGATCGCAATGTACCCGCAATGGTGAGTGGTAAATTGGTTTATGGCTTAACTACCAATGGCAACCTGATTACTTTTGATTCAGATCAACCTGCGGTTGTGCGCAGTTCCGTTGCGGTGACTGGCGTTGCCGCAGGTCAAGTAGTTGCAGGTCTGGACTCCCGTCCAGCTACGGGAGAACTCTATGCTATAGGGTATAACTCCACCTCTGGGGAGGCGCGTCTGTATACGATCATACCTTCCACCGGAGTTGCTACTGCGATTGGTGCAGCCCCAGTGATGCTTGGTGTTGGTTTGGGCAAAATCAGCTTCGATTTTAACCCCACCGTTGACCGCATCCGTGTAACCAGCAGCAGCAATGCCAATTTCCGCTTGCACCCAACAACCGGAGCAATTGCCTTCACCGATGGCAATTTGGCTTTTGCCGCAGGTGATGCCAACGCTGGTAAAAACCCGTCGCTTGGCGCAGGTGCTTATACCAACAGCTACATTGGTGCAACTTCGACTACTTTATACAACTACGACGACTCCTTGAACATCCTGACTACCCAAAACCCACCCAACAACGGGGTGCTCAATACCGTAGGCGCTTCGGGATTGGTACTCAATCTGGTCGATCCAAGTGCTGATCTGGACATTTTCTTCGATGAAGCCAGCAGTACCAACATAGCCTTGCTGAGTGTCAATACGTTGACTCAGGTGACCGATCAGTTGTTCAAAGTGAATTTGAGCAGTGGGGTCGCTTCTTTGGTTGGTGCCATTGGTCTGGGCATTGGATTGACGGATATTGCTGTGGCCATCGATCGTACGGTTCCGGCTCAAGTGACGGGTCAACTGATCTATGCGTTGGCGACTAACAATAACTTGCTCACCATAGATTCTGACCTCCCCCGCACCATCCGCACCGCGGTAGCCGTGACAGGAGTGGCAGCGGGTCAAACTTTGGTGGGCATGGATGTTCGCCCGGCTACGGGAGAACTTTATGCCCTCGGCTACAACGCCAGCAATGGTGAAAGCCAATTGTATACCATCAACACAACTACCGCAGTCGCAACTACAGTGGGTACGGCTTCCGTCCAATTGAGCCTGGGTACGGGCAACAATGTCGGTTTTGATTTTAACCCAACCGTGGACCGCATCCGGGTAATTGCCGCCAACAATGCCAACTACCGGTTGCATCCGGTGACCGGAGCCATTGCTTTTACCGATGGTAATTTGGCCTTTGCTGCGGGGGATGTCAATGTTGGAAAAAACCCGGCAGTAGGTACGGGTGCGTATACCAACTCTTTCAACACGGCAACCACTACTACCCTGTACACCATTGACGACTCCCTGGCGGTATTGCTGACGCAAATTCCACCCAACAACGGGACCCTCAACACCATCGGTGTTTTGGGTGTTGGCCTCAATTTGGCAGATTTGTCCACCGATTTGGACATCTATTACAATTTTGCCACCTCCAGCAACCTGGCATTCCTGGTGGCCAATACTGGTAATTCGACATTCGATGGACTGTTTACACTCAACTTGACGACTGGTTTGGCAAGTACGACGGGTACCATTGGCAATGGCATTGCCATTCGCGACATTGCGATTGCGATTGATTCTTTGGTCACGGTAGGAACCCGTGATATGGTACGGCGCAACGCCAATCAGCTCTCGGTTTATCCAAATCCGATGATTGAACAAACCAATATCAGTTTTGAATTGCCGGTGGCGGCACGCACTAAAGTGCTGGTAGCCGATGTAAGTGGCCGTCAGATAGCTGTAATAATGGATCAACAAACTGGCTCAGGCAAACATTTGGTGAATTGGAATCGGGATAATGCACTTGCACCTGGCTTCTATTTCATCCAACTTTACGTGGATGGGACTTTACAAGGATTGGCAAAGGTCATTGCGAAATAA
- a CDS encoding VOC family protein, producing the protein MKPIWIEIPTTDIQRAKTFYESVFDEKLQLLDMGEFKMAIFTSGGFALCQLKDVYRPSTEGPLIYLNGNPDLNTILEKVAPAGGEILIEKRQISEEQGYMAVFTDTEGNRLGLRSKN; encoded by the coding sequence ATGAAACCAATCTGGATTGAAATCCCAACTACGGATATCCAACGGGCCAAAACCTTCTACGAAAGCGTTTTTGACGAAAAACTGCAACTCCTGGATATGGGGGAGTTCAAAATGGCCATTTTTACTTCCGGTGGCTTTGCATTGTGCCAGCTTAAAGACGTGTACCGACCCAGTACAGAAGGTCCCCTGATTTATTTAAATGGAAACCCCGACCTCAACACCATCCTCGAAAAAGTTGCTCCAGCCGGAGGAGAAATCCTGATTGAAAAAAGACAAATTTCAGAAGAACAAGGCTACATGGCCGTTTTTACTGATACTGAAGGAAATCGTTTGGGTTTGCGTTCAAAAAATTAA
- a CDS encoding bactofilin family protein: MKKTGTLLIGFLLLNLGIAGAADVKTGERVTLSQDAPHNVYVAGGKVNVNAKVHGDLVGAGGEIRINGNTQQDVLLAGGQIRLDAQSEGDVRILGGEIRISQNVKGDLTVTGGQIRIDEGVIIGGDLIVAGGEVKLNGDVLGKIHIAGGKLYLNGNVEGGIEAKAGFIEINGRVNGECELASQKLILGDKAFFAGNVKYWTKHHSPSFSGKLADGVKATYHAGLKTDWLDQDYDMGDMSHKIKRGVGFFQIFSGLLMTFLLIAFGDKMFTRYSGQASKNLGPAFGLGVMLLIGIPIISGVAFVTIIGIPLGVIGMGAYGIMMSMSVALPAVIGAYEWRKLKDQNWSRGGITLVAIGLFLGLRLAAKIPVFGWLLAFFATAVAFGYIYMIIRKKIEPSAEASNQSDEDKDGEDFV, encoded by the coding sequence ATGAAAAAAACGGGCACACTACTCATTGGCTTTTTGTTGCTCAACTTGGGCATTGCCGGAGCAGCAGATGTAAAAACCGGAGAAAGAGTAACCCTCTCCCAGGATGCTCCCCATAACGTTTACGTGGCCGGGGGCAAAGTAAACGTCAATGCCAAAGTCCACGGAGACCTGGTAGGTGCCGGAGGGGAAATTCGCATCAACGGCAATACCCAACAAGACGTCTTGCTGGCGGGGGGCCAAATTCGCCTGGATGCCCAAAGTGAAGGCGATGTCCGCATCCTGGGTGGCGAAATTCGCATCTCCCAAAATGTAAAAGGAGACTTGACCGTCACGGGTGGCCAAATTCGCATCGATGAAGGGGTCATTATTGGTGGCGACTTGATTGTGGCTGGCGGAGAGGTAAAACTCAATGGCGATGTGTTGGGCAAAATCCATATCGCGGGTGGAAAACTGTACCTCAATGGCAACGTTGAAGGCGGAATTGAAGCCAAAGCTGGCTTTATCGAAATCAATGGCCGTGTTAATGGCGAATGTGAACTGGCGTCACAAAAGCTGATTCTTGGCGACAAGGCTTTTTTTGCTGGCAATGTCAAATATTGGACCAAGCACCATAGCCCTAGTTTTTCGGGCAAACTGGCCGATGGCGTAAAAGCTACTTACCACGCTGGCTTAAAAACAGATTGGTTGGATCAGGATTACGATATGGGCGACATGTCTCATAAGATTAAACGGGGAGTTGGTTTTTTCCAAATCTTCAGTGGTTTGTTGATGACTTTTTTGCTGATTGCCTTCGGCGATAAAATGTTCACCCGTTATTCCGGTCAAGCTTCCAAAAATCTGGGCCCCGCATTTGGCTTAGGGGTAATGCTTTTGATTGGTATTCCAATTATCTCTGGTGTTGCTTTCGTCACCATCATTGGGATTCCATTGGGCGTCATTGGTATGGGGGCTTATGGCATCATGATGAGCATGTCTGTTGCGCTACCTGCCGTAATCGGCGCTTATGAATGGCGCAAACTCAAAGACCAAAACTGGAGCAGAGGTGGAATCACGCTGGTGGCTATCGGTTTGTTCCTGGGCTTGCGTCTGGCTGCTAAAATTCCGGTGTTTGGCTGGTTACTGGCTTTCTTTGCTACTGCGGTAGCATTCGGATATATTTATATGATTATACGCAAGAAAATTGAACCTTCTGCTGAAGCTTCCAATCAATCCGATGAGGATAAAGATGGTGAAGACTTTGTGTAA
- a CDS encoding aconitate hydratase, protein MPFDIDMLKAHYESLPARVNAAKQALGRPLTLTEKILYAHLHADSPMQSYARGKDYVFFAPDRVAMQDATAQMALLQFMMCGRDKTAVPSTVHCDHLILAKEGANTDLKTAVDVNSEVYDFLSSVSNKYGIGFWKPGAGIIHQTVLENYAFPGGMMIGTDSHTPNAGGLGMLAIGVGGADAVDVMVGMAWELKMPKLIGVKLTGKLSGWTSPKDVILKVAGILTVKGGTGAIVEYFGDGAQSMSCTGKGTICNMGAEIGATTSTFGYDESMSRYFRATERHDVADLCDSVKEYLTGDDECYANPEKYFDQVIEIDLNTLEPHVNGPYTPDLAWPISEFAKAVRENGYPQKLEVGLIGSCTNSSYEDLDRAASIARQAKSKKLVAKAEFTITPGSEQIRYTVNRDGQLATFEEIGGVVMANACGPCIGQWSRHTDDPTRANSIITSFNRNFSKRNDGNPQTRSFVASPEIVTAFAIAGDLTFNPLTDTLINEDGQAVMLDPPSGVELPAKGFAVEDAGYLAPAADSSKVVISVSPSSNRLQLLTPFTPITNDQVQGMRILIKAKGKCTTDHISMAGPWLEFRGHLQNISKNTFISAVNYFNGEVNQVLNLVTNTYMAVPDSGLAYRDASISTVVFGEENYGEGSSREHAAMQPRFLGVKAVVVKSFARIHETNLKKQGALALTFANPEDYEKIRQDDSIDIQGFDSMAPGKSITMVLNHSDGTAESIELLHTYNEQQIEWLRAGSALNKIRQEMGVA, encoded by the coding sequence ATGCCTTTTGATATCGACATGCTGAAGGCTCACTACGAGTCACTGCCCGCCAGAGTAAATGCGGCTAAGCAAGCGCTGGGTCGTCCTTTGACACTCACCGAAAAAATTCTCTACGCTCACTTGCACGCCGACTCCCCGATGCAAAGTTATGCTCGTGGTAAAGACTACGTCTTTTTTGCCCCCGACCGCGTAGCGATGCAAGACGCAACGGCACAAATGGCCCTGTTGCAATTTATGATGTGTGGTCGAGACAAAACTGCCGTACCCAGTACTGTTCACTGCGATCACTTGATTTTGGCCAAAGAAGGGGCGAATACTGACCTTAAAACGGCGGTAGATGTCAACTCGGAGGTATACGATTTCCTGTCCAGCGTATCCAATAAATACGGCATCGGATTTTGGAAACCCGGCGCAGGCATCATTCACCAGACGGTGCTCGAAAACTACGCCTTCCCTGGTGGGATGATGATTGGTACCGACTCACACACGCCTAATGCGGGTGGGTTGGGAATGCTGGCAATTGGGGTTGGTGGTGCCGATGCGGTTGACGTGATGGTCGGCATGGCCTGGGAACTCAAAATGCCTAAACTGATTGGGGTTAAACTCACCGGAAAATTGAGCGGCTGGACATCTCCTAAAGACGTCATCCTCAAAGTAGCGGGTATCCTCACCGTTAAAGGGGGAACTGGTGCCATTGTAGAATACTTTGGCGACGGTGCGCAATCCATGTCCTGTACGGGTAAAGGTACCATCTGCAACATGGGTGCGGAGATTGGTGCAACAACTTCTACTTTTGGTTACGACGAATCCATGAGCCGCTACTTCCGCGCTACCGAGCGCCACGATGTAGCCGATTTGTGCGATTCCGTAAAAGAATACCTGACTGGCGATGATGAATGTTACGCCAATCCAGAAAAATATTTCGATCAGGTCATCGAAATCGACCTGAATACCCTGGAGCCACACGTTAACGGCCCCTACACACCCGACCTGGCTTGGCCCATCTCCGAGTTTGCGAAAGCAGTAAGAGAAAACGGCTATCCCCAAAAGTTGGAAGTAGGTTTGATCGGTTCTTGTACCAACTCTTCCTACGAAGATTTGGATCGCGCGGCTTCGATTGCCCGCCAGGCCAAGTCAAAAAAACTGGTGGCCAAAGCAGAGTTCACCATTACGCCGGGTTCGGAGCAAATCCGCTACACGGTTAACCGCGATGGCCAATTGGCTACATTTGAAGAAATTGGCGGGGTGGTCATGGCCAACGCTTGTGGGCCATGTATCGGACAGTGGTCGCGGCATACCGACGATCCTACTCGTGCCAACTCGATCATCACTTCCTTTAACCGCAACTTCTCCAAACGCAACGATGGCAACCCACAAACCCGTTCTTTCGTTGCATCTCCCGAGATTGTAACGGCATTTGCCATTGCTGGTGACCTGACGTTTAACCCGCTGACCGATACCTTGATCAACGAGGATGGCCAGGCCGTGATGTTGGATCCACCCAGTGGCGTTGAACTGCCCGCCAAAGGTTTTGCCGTAGAAGATGCTGGCTACCTGGCTCCAGCTGCCGATTCCAGCAAGGTGGTAATTAGCGTATCTCCAAGTTCCAACCGCTTGCAATTGCTCACGCCATTTACACCGATCACCAACGATCAGGTGCAAGGCATGCGCATTTTGATCAAAGCCAAAGGCAAATGTACCACCGACCATATCTCGATGGCGGGGCCCTGGTTGGAGTTTCGCGGCCACTTGCAAAACATTTCCAAAAACACCTTCATCAGTGCCGTTAACTACTTCAATGGTGAAGTCAATCAGGTATTGAACCTGGTGACCAACACCTATATGGCCGTGCCTGATTCTGGTTTGGCCTACCGCGATGCCAGCATCAGTACGGTGGTATTTGGTGAAGAAAACTATGGTGAAGGTTCTTCCCGGGAGCACGCGGCGATGCAGCCCCGTTTCCTGGGGGTGAAGGCCGTGGTGGTAAAATCTTTTGCCCGTATTCACGAAACCAACCTGAAAAAGCAGGGTGCATTGGCGCTTACTTTTGCCAACCCAGAAGATTACGAAAAAATCCGCCAGGATGATTCCATCGATATCCAGGGTTTTGACAGTATGGCGCCTGGAAAATCCATCACAATGGTCTTGAACCACTCTGATGGTACTGCCGAGAGTATCGAACTGCTGCACACGTACAACGAACAACAAATTGAATGGCTGCGCGCAGGTTCAGCTTTGAATAAAATTCGGCAGGAAATGGGCGTTGCCTAG
- a CDS encoding hydroxypyruvate isomerase family protein: MNRREAINTGLLGLAATQVPGMTSMLSGSHKKESTMDSKAPFQHSVCKWCFNDLPLEAMAEKVKDMGITSIELVGVNDWATLKKYGMTCAIGNAPFISLTDGFNEVNNHAKYHSMFPELLQKAADAGIPNIIVFSGNRRGKSDVEGLENCAKGLEPIVKQAEKLGVNIVMELLNSKVNHKDYQCDHSEWGVQLLEKMGSPNMKLLYDIYHMQIMEGDVIATIKKHNKYFGHYHTAGVPGRHEIDESQELNYPAIMKAIAATGYKGFVAQEFIPVAQDKLGSLRKAVEICDVTA; the protein is encoded by the coding sequence ATGAACAGGCGAGAAGCAATCAACACTGGTCTTTTGGGCTTGGCGGCAACCCAGGTCCCAGGCATGACCTCTATGCTAAGTGGTAGCCACAAAAAAGAATCAACTATGGACAGCAAAGCTCCTTTTCAGCACTCCGTTTGCAAGTGGTGCTTCAACGATCTGCCTCTGGAAGCCATGGCCGAAAAGGTCAAAGACATGGGCATCACTTCCATTGAATTGGTTGGCGTCAATGATTGGGCCACGCTTAAAAAGTATGGCATGACCTGCGCGATTGGCAATGCTCCATTCATCAGCCTAACTGATGGTTTCAACGAAGTCAACAACCATGCCAAGTACCACAGCATGTTCCCCGAACTGCTGCAAAAGGCGGCGGATGCGGGTATCCCCAACATCATCGTTTTTTCGGGCAATCGCCGTGGAAAAAGTGATGTAGAAGGATTGGAAAACTGTGCTAAAGGATTGGAGCCTATCGTTAAACAAGCGGAAAAACTGGGTGTAAACATCGTGATGGAACTGCTCAACAGCAAGGTTAACCACAAAGATTACCAGTGTGACCATTCTGAATGGGGGGTGCAATTGTTAGAAAAAATGGGCTCACCCAACATGAAATTGCTCTACGACATCTACCACATGCAAATCATGGAAGGTGACGTTATTGCCACCATCAAAAAGCACAACAAGTATTTTGGCCATTACCATACTGCGGGTGTACCCGGGCGGCATGAAATTGATGAAAGCCAGGAATTGAATTACCCCGCCATCATGAAGGCGATTGCGGCGACTGGATACAAAGGTTTTGTGGCTCAGGAGTTCATCCCTGTAGCGCAAGACAAACTAGGCAGTTTGCGCAAAGCCGTAGAAATCTGTGATGTAACCGCTTGA
- a CDS encoding helix-turn-helix domain-containing protein codes for MVIKYKKPSPFLSPFVAHFWEKHSPENQQIGYETETVLPENYLNLTFSLGSAYFRSLEEKSPFAALNSPQLETLHTGHNFYKHQANNHIFGIKFLPGGLYPFVHLDFMDLINVSLEMDQIFGAEANLLAEELYQLPDFEGRIERVERFLSKQLIERRLQKFRFIQAGTQLLERQHPDAGIASLAEELNTNYKTLSRAFYEVIGISPKHFAQIQRFEHALELLFLKPEWSCTEIGYHLGYYDQAHFIREFKRFAHQTPSAYRESTGKVETVEQHKDFQQFLSLEHLLHYEVKVY; via the coding sequence ATGGTCATTAAATACAAAAAGCCTTCGCCTTTTTTATCTCCCTTCGTAGCACATTTTTGGGAAAAACACAGTCCTGAAAATCAGCAAATTGGCTACGAAACAGAGACCGTTTTGCCTGAAAACTACCTCAATCTCACCTTTTCTCTGGGTTCAGCCTATTTTCGATCACTCGAAGAAAAAAGCCCTTTTGCGGCGCTGAACAGCCCCCAATTGGAAACCCTCCACACTGGGCACAATTTTTACAAACACCAGGCCAACAACCATATTTTTGGCATCAAATTTTTGCCGGGAGGCCTTTATCCTTTTGTCCATCTGGATTTTATGGATCTGATCAACGTAAGTTTGGAAATGGATCAGATTTTTGGAGCAGAAGCCAATTTGTTGGCAGAAGAATTGTACCAGCTCCCGGATTTTGAAGGACGTATTGAGCGAGTTGAACGTTTTTTAAGTAAACAACTAATCGAGCGCCGCTTGCAAAAATTTCGCTTTATTCAAGCGGGAACCCAACTTTTAGAGCGCCAACATCCCGACGCGGGCATAGCCAGTTTGGCGGAAGAATTGAATACGAACTACAAAACCCTCTCCCGCGCTTTTTATGAAGTGATTGGCATTTCACCCAAACATTTTGCCCAAATTCAACGCTTTGAACACGCCCTGGAATTGCTTTTTTTAAAACCGGAATGGAGTTGTACGGAAATTGGGTACCACTTGGGGTATTATGATCAGGCACATTTTATCCGCGAGTTCAAACGGTTTGCGCATCAGACCCCTTCGGCCTATCGAGAAAGTACGGGCAAAGTGGAAACCGTGGAACAACACAAAGATTTTCAGCAGTTTTTATCCCTGGAACATTTGCTGCACTACGAGGTAAAGGTGTACTAA
- a CDS encoding zinc-dependent metalloprotease has protein sequence MQKYALLLLLTLASFTTWSQDKTPTITDKTKNSKAYSGYFNFYWDEKDGKIWLEIDKWDQEILYVNGLSAGVGSNDIALDRNQLGSDRIIRFVRIGPKVLMIQPNYDYRAVSNNPDEARSVAEAFASSTLWGFKVEAEENGKALVDFTPFLLRDAHGVANRLRTSRQGSYNVDATRSAIYLERTKNFPKNSEFEAIITFLGDPQGEWVRSVTPSPDAITVRMHHSLIELPDANYKPRSYDPRAGYFMTGYRDYATPIEQPVFKRFITRHRLEKKDPNAAISDPVEPIIYYLDRGAPEPIKSALLEGARWWNQAYEAAGYRNAFQVEVLPEGADPMDVRYNLINWVHRSTRGWSYGSSVTDPRTGEIIKGHVLLGSLRVRQDFLIAQGMVEAYENGTNPDPRLKEMALARLRQLSAHEVGHTLGLAHNFAASVKDRASVMDYPHPLITLDNNGNIDFSKAYAVGIGDWDKRSIIFGYQDFPDGTDEAGELKKIIDENLKMGFQYITDEDSRAPGGAHPYSHLWDEGKSAPEELRRIMRVRQKALSGFSEKNIPVGAPMGTLESVLVPVYLAHRYQVEATAKVVAGVNYTYAARGDGQATNQMIDDAVQRDALNALIATLKPEFLAIPERIIALIPPQPSGYRRDRELFKVYTGLTFDPLAAAESSVEHTLDLLLHPQRLARLVEQNARSKTRLGLAELLDALFAVVQRDRPITNPYLMELNRMTEKSLLHHVLNLAGDKEINQQVAAHALLSLSKLELNLASFGASRDANQSAHYAYLREQLRTFRADPSVYKVPAGPAMPDGAPIGCGE, from the coding sequence ATGCAGAAATACGCCCTACTCCTCCTATTGACGCTGGCTTCATTTACCACCTGGAGCCAGGACAAAACGCCCACGATCACCGATAAAACCAAAAACAGCAAAGCCTATTCCGGCTATTTCAATTTTTATTGGGACGAAAAAGATGGCAAGATCTGGCTCGAAATCGACAAGTGGGACCAGGAAATCCTCTACGTCAATGGCCTTTCCGCAGGGGTCGGCTCCAACGACATTGCCCTCGACCGCAACCAATTGGGCAGTGACCGCATCATCCGCTTTGTGCGCATTGGGCCCAAGGTGCTGATGATACAGCCCAATTATGACTACCGCGCCGTAAGCAACAACCCTGATGAAGCCCGTTCGGTAGCCGAAGCTTTTGCCAGTTCCACCCTCTGGGGTTTCAAAGTGGAAGCCGAAGAAAACGGCAAAGCGCTGGTTGACTTTACCCCTTTTCTGCTGCGCGACGCCCACGGCGTAGCCAATCGCCTGCGCACCTCCCGCCAGGGCAGCTACAATGTGGATGCCACCCGCTCGGCCATTTACCTGGAGCGTACCAAAAATTTCCCCAAAAACAGTGAATTTGAAGCCATCATCACCTTTTTGGGTGATCCCCAAGGCGAATGGGTGCGTTCGGTGACCCCCAGTCCAGATGCCATAACCGTGCGCATGCACCACAGTTTGATCGAGTTACCCGATGCCAATTACAAACCACGCAGCTATGATCCCCGCGCGGGCTACTTTATGACTGGTTATCGGGATTACGCCACGCCAATTGAACAGCCGGTGTTCAAACGCTTCATCACCCGCCACCGGTTGGAGAAAAAAGACCCCAACGCAGCCATTAGTGATCCGGTGGAACCCATCATTTATTACCTCGACCGCGGTGCACCCGAACCCATCAAATCTGCCCTGCTCGAAGGCGCGCGTTGGTGGAACCAGGCCTACGAAGCCGCCGGATACCGCAATGCTTTCCAGGTAGAAGTATTACCCGAAGGTGCCGACCCCATGGACGTACGCTACAACCTCATCAACTGGGTACACCGCTCCACCCGTGGCTGGAGTTACGGCAGTTCGGTGACCGACCCACGTACCGGAGAGATCATCAAAGGACATGTACTGCTGGGTTCGCTGCGCGTGCGGCAGGATTTTTTGATCGCACAAGGCATGGTCGAAGCTTATGAAAATGGCACCAACCCAGACCCCAGGCTCAAAGAAATGGCCTTGGCGCGTTTACGGCAATTGTCAGCGCATGAGGTTGGTCATACCCTGGGTCTGGCCCATAATTTTGCGGCCAGTGTCAAAGACCGCGCTTCGGTCATGGATTATCCGCACCCGCTCATCACGCTGGACAACAATGGAAACATCGACTTTTCCAAAGCTTACGCCGTGGGCATTGGGGATTGGGACAAACGCAGCATCATTTTTGGCTATCAGGACTTTCCCGACGGAACCGACGAAGCTGGGGAACTGAAAAAAATCATCGACGAGAACCTCAAAATGGGTTTTCAATACATCACCGACGAAGACTCGCGTGCACCGGGTGGTGCCCATCCCTACTCCCACCTTTGGGATGAGGGCAAGTCAGCTCCGGAAGAACTGCGGCGCATCATGCGCGTACGTCAGAAGGCACTGAGCGGGTTCAGTGAAAAAAACATTCCGGTAGGCGCACCCATGGGAACACTCGAAAGTGTGCTGGTTCCGGTATACTTAGCCCACCGTTATCAGGTAGAAGCAACGGCTAAAGTGGTGGCGGGCGTCAATTATACCTATGCTGCCAGAGGAGATGGACAAGCGACGAATCAAATGATCGACGATGCCGTGCAACGCGATGCGCTCAATGCCTTGATCGCTACCCTCAAACCAGAGTTTTTGGCCATTCCCGAGCGCATCATCGCCTTGATTCCACCACAGCCGAGTGGCTATCGCCGCGACCGGGAGCTTTTTAAAGTCTATACAGGACTTACTTTTGATCCCCTCGCAGCTGCCGAAAGCTCAGTGGAGCATACCCTGGATCTGCTGCTGCACCCACAACGCCTGGCACGCCTGGTGGAGCAAAACGCACGCAGCAAAACGCGGCTGGGACTGGCAGAATTATTGGATGCATTGTTTGCTGTGGTGCAAAGAGACCGTCCAATTACCAATCCCTACTTGATGGAGTTGAACCGCATGACCGAAAAATCACTGTTGCACCACGTGCTGAACCTGGCCGGAGACAAAGAGATCAATCAACAGGTAGCGGCGCACGCTTTATTGAGCTTGTCTAAACTGGAGTTGAATTTGGCCAGTTTTGGCGCTTCAAGGGATGCCAATCAAAGTGCGCATTACGCGTACCTGCGCGAACAGTTGCGTACTTTTCGGGCTGATCCTTCCGTGTATAAGGTGCCTGCCGGGCCGGCGATGCCGGATGGCGCGCCGATTGGTTGTGGAGAATAA